One Spiroplasma sp. NBRC 100390 DNA window includes the following coding sequences:
- a CDS encoding bifunctional 5,10-methylenetetrahydrofolate dehydrogenase/5,10-methenyltetrahydrofolate cyclohydrolase — translation MDKTKIIDGKMVSDLIKAKVTTEVNEIKKKNHRVPSLTIIQIGDNKASSTYIKNKKITCEKVGIICNVLTHPETITEAELLNIINQLNHDSTIDAILVQLPLPRHINSEKIINSITIKKDVDGFTPKILGNLMLGHYQLLPGTPKGIMLLLKHYQIELAGQHVVVIGRSNIVGKPLANLLINASATVTVCHSQTKNLSFFTKQADILIVAVGQAKIITSEMIKENAIIIDVGINRDQNNKLCGDVDFENVLPKVKMITPVPGGVGPMTIAALLENILYLYYQNNNF, via the coding sequence ATGGATAAGACCAAAATAATTGATGGAAAAATGGTTAGTGACTTAATTAAAGCAAAAGTTACAACAGAAGTTAACGAAATTAAAAAAAAGAACCATCGTGTTCCTAGTTTAACAATTATTCAAATTGGTGATAATAAAGCAAGTAGTACTTACATTAAAAATAAAAAAATTACCTGTGAAAAAGTAGGAATTATTTGTAATGTCCTAACACATCCAGAAACAATAACAGAAGCAGAACTTCTTAATATTATTAATCAATTAAATCATGATTCAACCATTGACGCTATTCTTGTACAACTTCCTTTGCCCCGCCATATCAATAGTGAAAAAATTATTAATAGTATTACAATAAAAAAAGATGTTGATGGTTTTACCCCCAAAATATTGGGTAATCTAATGCTTGGTCATTATCAATTATTACCAGGGACACCAAAAGGAATTATGTTACTATTGAAACATTATCAAATTGAATTGGCAGGACAACATGTTGTTGTTATTGGTCGCAGTAATATTGTTGGTAAACCACTTGCTAACTTATTAATAAACGCTTCAGCCACTGTTACGGTTTGTCACTCGCAAACAAAAAATCTAAGTTTTTTTACAAAACAAGCTGATATTTTAATTGTTGCTGTTGGACAAGCAAAAATAATAACTTCTGAAATGATAAAAGAAAATGCCATTATTATTGACGTTGGTATTAATCGAGACCAAAACAATAAGCTATGTGGCGATGTTGATTTTGAAAATGTTCTTCCAAAAGTTAAAATGATAACCCCTGTCCCTGGTGGAGTTGGACCAATGACAATCGCCGCCTTATTAGAAAATATTTTATATCTTTATTATCAAAATAATAATTTTTAA
- a CDS encoding formate--tetrahydrofolate ligase, with protein sequence MEKIITIGAKINLTADNLIKYGDYIAKVKAFNFNHLPKKAKFILVTAINPTKAGEGKTTCSIGIADMLNHLGYQTTLALREPSLGPVFGLKGSATGGGECVMQPENEVNLHYTGDFHAITTANNMVSAIIDNILYWGNALQIDPARVVWQRCLDVNDRALRSVEIKINDKIQRNEHFQITAASEIMAILGLSKDFNDLRRRLDQAIVAYNYENKPVYLHQLQITGSLLALLKDALLPNLVQTKYGTPLLVHCGPFANISHGANSLIATDLALKLSDYVVSEVGFGSDLGFEKFNDIINLKEEYTPDCTVLVATIRALKLHGGADETKLASVDLASLQKGLAHLEHHIKIIQNYHLNFVVCLNQFATDSPEEITLVTNWLAEQKIPFGINNTYHLGIKDNSMLVETIIKQTAQPQQYQLLFNPLTTSLSDKIKIICEKIYQTTKVTFSSVAQEKIAFYEQDKKYKDWPVCMAKNHQTIFGNKDPNDNHITIRDLKINSGAEYFIAYLADIITMPGLNKNPNALGIDVVDDQIINIK encoded by the coding sequence ATGGAAAAAATCATAACAATTGGGGCGAAAATTAATTTAACAGCCGATAATTTAATTAAATATGGGGATTACATTGCGAAAGTAAAAGCTTTTAATTTTAACCATTTACCAAAAAAGGCAAAGTTTATTTTAGTAACGGCAATTAATCCAACCAAAGCAGGAGAAGGAAAAACAACTTGTTCAATTGGGATTGCAGATATGTTAAATCATTTAGGCTATCAAACAACCTTAGCACTACGAGAACCATCATTGGGTCCAGTTTTTGGGTTAAAAGGATCAGCGACTGGTGGTGGAGAATGTGTGATGCAACCAGAGAACGAAGTCAATTTACATTATACTGGTGATTTTCATGCGATTACAACAGCAAATAATATGGTTAGTGCCATTATTGATAATATCCTTTATTGGGGTAATGCTTTACAAATTGATCCTGCAAGAGTGGTTTGACAACGTTGTTTAGATGTTAATGATCGTGCGTTACGAAGTGTTGAAATTAAAATTAACGATAAAATTCAACGAAATGAGCATTTTCAAATTACAGCTGCTAGTGAAATTATGGCTATTTTAGGATTGAGTAAGGATTTTAATGATTTACGTCGTCGTTTAGATCAAGCAATCGTTGCTTATAATTATGAAAATAAACCAGTTTATTTACACCAGTTACAAATTACAGGTTCATTATTAGCACTGTTAAAAGATGCTTTATTGCCAAATTTAGTTCAAACAAAATATGGAACACCATTGTTGGTTCATTGCGGTCCTTTCGCAAATATTTCCCATGGTGCAAATTCTTTAATTGCAACTGATTTAGCCTTAAAATTAAGTGATTATGTTGTTAGTGAAGTTGGGTTTGGCAGTGATTTAGGGTTTGAAAAATTTAATGATATTATTAACTTAAAAGAAGAATATACTCCTGATTGTACAGTATTAGTGGCAACAATTCGAGCTTTAAAATTACACGGTGGTGCTGATGAAACAAAATTGGCATCAGTTGATCTTGCTAGTTTGCAAAAGGGGCTAGCTCATTTAGAACATCATATTAAAATTATTCAAAATTATCATTTAAACTTTGTTGTTTGTTTAAACCAATTTGCAACAGATAGTCCAGAAGAAATTACATTAGTAACAAATTGATTAGCAGAACAAAAAATCCCGTTTGGAATTAATAACACTTATCATCTTGGAATTAAAGATAATTCAATGTTAGTTGAAACAATTATTAAACAAACAGCCCAACCACAGCAATATCAATTATTATTTAATCCGCTCACAACTTCATTATCAGACAAAATTAAAATTATTTGTGAAAAAATCTATCAAACAACGAAAGTTACTTTTAGTTCTGTTGCACAAGAAAAAATTGCTTTTTATGAACAAGATAAGAAATATAAAGATTGGCCAGTTTGTATGGCTAAAAATCATCAAACAATTTTTGGCAATAAAGATCCTAATGATAATCACATTACTATTCGTGATCTTAAAATTAATTCTGGAGCAGAATATTTTATTGCCTATTTAGCTGATATTATTACAATGCCAGGGTTAAATAAAAATCCCAATGCCCTTGGGATTGATGTTGTTGATGATCAGATTATAAATATTAAATAA
- a CDS encoding alpha/beta hydrolase: MAKKHNEELDLYDLAHGHELITDHSYRIVDNEHLKDYMSNNALYIKLFYTFHDKRILLTHHTWWKKTNNDLEAYCKKYITDLTKRLRIEKMALTPAELEQKWDLQEYDIPGYEDVLLKAVAIRSWVKNDNNKKWVVVVHGLNSHKFRAIFFGLIYLRLGYNVLVFDQRNHGESTAKITTMGYYEKYDLAAVVNFLQTTIDPKLKELNFHGWSMGTFVIMEYLKLAFAKNKLINSAILDSTISNLNALYRYYMLKIKVNYYEHYYAIRRYTIDTRGYDPEQINPGENLDQLAKLPVLYLLNRKDHATPYVMGREAYQNKRRYERKKISNRVVFNCDHVRGIYYNPPQYLAAITAFITNAKRK; the protein is encoded by the coding sequence ATGGCGAAAAAACATAATGAAGAATTAGATTTATATGATTTAGCCCACGGCCATGAATTAATTACTGACCATAGTTATCGCATTGTTGATAATGAACATTTAAAAGATTATATGAGTAATAATGCCCTTTATATTAAATTATTTTATACTTTTCATGATAAGCGGATTTTATTAACGCATCATACGTGGTGAAAGAAAACTAATAATGATTTAGAAGCATATTGTAAAAAATATATTACTGATTTAACGAAACGATTACGAATTGAAAAAATGGCATTAACACCAGCTGAATTAGAACAAAAATGAGATTTACAAGAATATGATATTCCTGGCTATGAAGATGTTCTCTTAAAAGCAGTTGCAATTCGGTCATGAGTAAAAAATGATAATAATAAAAAATGAGTAGTGGTAGTACATGGTCTTAATTCGCATAAGTTTCGTGCTATCTTTTTTGGTTTAATTTATTTGCGACTGGGTTATAATGTTCTTGTTTTTGACCAACGAAATCATGGAGAATCCACAGCAAAAATAACAACAATGGGATATTATGAAAAATATGATTTAGCAGCAGTTGTTAATTTTTTACAAACAACAATTGATCCAAAACTTAAAGAACTTAACTTTCACGGGTGATCAATGGGAACCTTTGTAATTATGGAATATTTAAAGTTAGCATTTGCTAAAAACAAATTAATTAATAGTGCGATTTTAGATTCAACAATTAGTAATTTAAATGCCTTGTATCGTTATTATATGTTAAAGATTAAAGTAAATTATTATGAGCACTATTACGCTATTCGGCGCTATACGATTGATACCCGCGGTTATGATCCTGAACAAATTAATCCTGGTGAAAATTTAGATCAGTTGGCAAAATTACCGGTTTTATATTTGTTAAATAGAAAAGATCATGCAACTCCTTATGTAATGGGACGCGAAGCTTATCAAAATAAACGAAGATATGAACGTAAAAAAATTAGTAATCGAGTTGTTTTTAACTGTGATCATGTGCGGGGAATTTATTATAATCCGCCACAATATTTAGCAGCGATAACAGCATTTATTACTAATGCAAAACGAAAATAG
- the cdd gene encoding cytidine deaminase, whose amino-acid sequence MANYFEKLKLLSTNAYAPYSNFHVSAICVLKDGTEVSGVNIENAAYSVTMCAERTCLAQVYTLGYQKADIIKLFLYTDSNQKGSPCGMCRQFLWELVGHDVPLEIYNQKGESYVVTIADLLPYGFTKADLQ is encoded by the coding sequence ATGGCAAATTATTTTGAAAAATTAAAATTATTAAGTACAAACGCATATGCTCCATATTCTAATTTTCATGTTAGTGCAATTTGTGTCTTAAAAGATGGAACAGAAGTGAGTGGTGTTAATATTGAAAATGCCGCTTATTCAGTGACAATGTGTGCGGAACGAACATGTTTGGCACAAGTTTATACTTTAGGTTATCAAAAAGCAGACATTATTAAACTGTTTTTATATACTGATAGTAATCAAAAAGGGTCACCATGTGGGATGTGCCGACAATTCTTATGAGAATTAGTTGGTCATGATGTGCCACTTGAAATTTATAATCAAAAGGGTGAATCATATGTTGTAACAATTGCTGATTTATTACCATATGGGTTTACGAAAGCGGATTTACAATAA
- a CDS encoding cysteine peptidase family C39 domain-containing protein translates to MWYPFVKQEQSDDCGYACLAMLIEYYHQQKLTIGEVKHHFQNYQGALSVYSLSQIANEYNLVLTAFEISKQELSTLTFEQPLIAYVLNETGYYHYVVIYQRRGNRFFVADPSAEKGHWVLIDDFMIKFQAVIIFTKKRKKFTYKTKTFYLTFLFLKEQISFLLWTIFLSVIVNFLILFGKSFIKVYFDRLTTTFHQEVLIFFAIFLIIYCFRVLFSYFFQKILVYFQQKITKRMLTTFVNNLTHLSIVEFERFTTSEWLKRQADVIILATFLGTTFPQLLFSFLMLIIGVIFLLNLNGLILAIVLLENVIIFFLSFLFLQINKFWYQRWYQQGLEFENTTLELYQSFKFQKSRHLEGYLNYQWTKKLTTFLMETYGFEKNNIIQKLILNFISQLATFLIFYLAVSFITKQTLTIGNLMFYSALTSFINDFTTQLSGLIVEKGKLEKAFQQTVFLLFPEQHEQRRSDLPSIKSFTVTNLSYLLNDNFILKKITIVLPKHCFIKGRSGSGKTTLLEILAKLRPISSGEVILNDQFDLAMLSEEVIRTRILLFHQDDFLFVGSVYDNIINFKQDCDYQVLTLPAVKQLLTQNRLSLEQLVCNNGENLSKGQRQIILFLNLLLQSCDVYLIDEVLSNVDYESKMLLLNLLFTLKSEQMIIYAGHDPLVEQFFVNVIDLTKLNLMAVKDE, encoded by the coding sequence ATGTGGTATCCATTTGTAAAACAAGAACAAAGTGATGACTGTGGTTATGCTTGTTTAGCAATGTTAATTGAGTACTATCATCAACAAAAATTAACGATTGGGGAAGTAAAACATCATTTTCAAAATTATCAAGGAGCTTTAAGTGTTTATAGTTTAAGTCAAATTGCAAATGAATATAATTTGGTGTTAACTGCTTTTGAAATTAGTAAACAAGAATTATCAACATTAACCTTTGAACAACCTTTAATTGCCTATGTTTTAAATGAAACTGGTTATTATCATTATGTTGTTATTTATCAACGGCGTGGAAATCGTTTTTTTGTTGCTGATCCCAGTGCTGAGAAGGGGCATTGAGTTTTAATTGATGATTTTATGATAAAATTTCAAGCAGTAATTATTTTTACTAAAAAAAGAAAAAAATTTACTTATAAAACAAAAACTTTTTATTTAACTTTTCTTTTTTTAAAAGAGCAAATTAGTTTTTTGTTGTGAACTATTTTTCTTAGTGTTATAGTAAATTTTTTAATATTATTTGGGAAAAGTTTTATTAAAGTTTATTTTGATCGGTTAACAACAACTTTTCATCAAGAAGTTTTAATTTTCTTTGCAATTTTCTTAATCATTTATTGTTTTCGAGTTCTTTTCAGTTATTTTTTTCAAAAAATTCTTGTGTATTTTCAACAAAAAATAACAAAAAGAATGCTAACAACATTTGTTAATAATTTAACACACCTTTCTATTGTTGAATTTGAACGATTTACTACTAGTGAATGGTTAAAACGGCAAGCAGATGTCATTATTTTAGCAACTTTTTTAGGAACAACTTTTCCGCAACTTTTATTTAGTTTTTTAATGTTAATTATTGGAGTTATTTTCCTCCTTAATTTAAATGGCTTAATTTTGGCAATTGTTTTATTAGAAAATGTCATTATTTTTTTCCTATCTTTTTTGTTTTTACAAATTAACAAGTTTTGATACCAACGTTGATATCAACAAGGATTGGAATTTGAAAATACTACATTAGAATTGTATCAAAGTTTTAAATTTCAAAAAAGTCGGCATTTGGAAGGTTATTTGAATTACCAATGGACCAAAAAACTTACTACTTTTTTGATGGAAACTTATGGTTTTGAAAAAAATAATATTATTCAAAAGTTAATTTTAAATTTTATTTCACAACTTGCTACTTTTTTAATTTTCTATTTGGCAGTGAGTTTTATCACAAAACAGACTTTAACAATTGGTAATTTAATGTTTTATAGTGCTTTAACTAGTTTTATTAATGATTTTACAACACAATTATCAGGATTAATTGTTGAGAAAGGGAAATTAGAAAAAGCTTTTCAACAAACAGTATTTTTATTGTTTCCAGAACAACACGAACAAAGGCGGTCAGATTTGCCATCTATCAAATCTTTTACCGTTACAAATCTAAGTTATCTTCTTAATGATAATTTTATTTTAAAAAAGATAACAATAGTCTTACCAAAACATTGTTTTATTAAAGGGCGTAGTGGTTCGGGTAAAACAACTTTGCTAGAAATCTTAGCAAAATTACGGCCGATTTCAAGTGGGGAAGTAATCCTTAATGATCAATTTGATTTAGCAATGCTTAGTGAAGAAGTAATTCGAACAAGAATATTATTGTTTCATCAAGATGATTTTTTATTTGTTGGTAGTGTCTATGATAATATTATTAATTTTAAACAGGATTGTGACTATCAAGTTCTAACATTACCAGCTGTCAAGCAATTATTAACTCAGAATCGTTTAAGTCTTGAGCAACTAGTTTGCAACAATGGTGAAAACTTATCAAAAGGGCAACGCCAAATTATTTTATTTTTAAATCTTTTGTTGCAATCTTGTGATGTTTATCTCATTGATGAAGTTTTAAGTAATGTGGATTATGAAAGTAAAATGCTTTTATTAAACTTACTATTTACTTTGAAATCTGAGCAAATGATTATTTATGCTGGGCACGATCCTCTTGTTGAACAATTTTTTGTAAATGTTATTGATTTAACCAAACTTAATTTAATGGCGGTTAAAGATGAATAA
- the rbfA gene encoding 30S ribosome-binding factor RbfA — MANKIKIEKMQSLIARDLTLIMQREIRDEILNTLSVNAVKLSNDLGHAKVYYSSLLTKPELELTNVVQEYKNEIRSKLAHKLEIYRCPDLEFIYDHSLDNANNIETILQKLK, encoded by the coding sequence ATGGCAAATAAAATTAAAATTGAAAAAATGCAATCATTGATTGCCCGTGATTTAACACTTATTATGCAACGTGAAATTCGTGATGAAATTTTAAATACTTTGTCAGTTAATGCGGTTAAATTATCAAATGATTTAGGGCATGCCAAAGTTTACTATTCTTCATTATTGACAAAACCAGAATTAGAACTTACTAATGTCGTACAAGAATATAAAAATGAGATTCGTAGTAAATTAGCACATAAATTGGAAATTTATCGTTGTCCAGATTTAGAATTTATTTATGATCATTCATTAGATAATGCAAATAATATTGAAACAATTTTGCAGAAACTAAAATAA
- the ybeY gene encoding rRNA maturation RNase YbeY, which produces MKDDFAIYNETKFDIKPYQVDFMAIFQKIKAILNITDPLELSLLIVDAKEQLTLNQKYRQKNYVADVITFALEEENSVDLLQLTGLRSLGDIFICYEKALEQAQTYNHSVRREFAFLFTHGMLHILGYDHQTPTEEEIMFNLQRKVLNDLQIHRIPIE; this is translated from the coding sequence ATGAAAGATGATTTTGCGATTTATAATGAAACAAAATTTGATATTAAACCATATCAAGTTGATTTTATGGCAATTTTTCAGAAAATTAAAGCAATATTAAATATTACTGATCCATTGGAATTATCATTGCTTATTGTTGATGCAAAAGAACAATTAACATTAAATCAAAAATATCGTCAAAAGAATTATGTGGCAGATGTTATTACATTTGCTCTAGAAGAAGAAAACAGTGTTGATTTACTGCAATTAACAGGATTACGCAGTTTGGGGGATATTTTTATTTGTTATGAAAAAGCGTTGGAACAAGCACAAACATATAATCATTCAGTGCGGCGTGAATTTGCTTTTTTATTTACCCACGGGATGTTACATATTTTGGGTTATGATCATCAAACACCAACGGAAGAAGAAATAATGTTTAATTTACAACGAAAAGTTCTAAATGATTTACAAATTCATCGAATTCCAATAGAATAG
- a CDS encoding GNAT family N-acetyltransferase, which produces MQNTIIFKSALGNNNSIYADAIMIRKIVFVDEQQVPLAEEVDQYDQTADHLVGYHDNEPVCCARILQQNGKWFLGRIAVLKSYRHQQVGILLLQTLLKYVKTKHQPVAVYLFAQKQVVGFYAKLGFIKYGESFIDANIVHFPMVYYYNNN; this is translated from the coding sequence ATGCAAAATACAATCATTTTTAAAAGTGCACTAGGTAATAATAATTCAATTTATGCTGATGCTATTATGATTAGAAAAATTGTCTTTGTGGATGAACAACAAGTTCCTTTAGCAGAAGAAGTCGATCAGTATGATCAAACTGCTGATCATCTTGTTGGATACCATGACAACGAGCCAGTGTGTTGTGCGCGTATTTTGCAACAAAACGGGAAGTGGTTTTTAGGACGGATTGCTGTTCTTAAAAGTTATCGTCATCAGCAGGTGGGAATTTTATTATTACAAACCTTATTAAAATATGTTAAAACCAAGCATCAACCTGTTGCTGTCTATTTATTTGCGCAAAAGCAAGTTGTTGGGTTTTATGCAAAATTAGGTTTTATTAAATATGGGGAAAGTTTTATTGATGCAAATATTGTGCACTTTCCAATGGTTTATTATTATAATAACAATTAA
- a CDS encoding Pr6Pr family membrane protein has protein sequence MKRWTYRIWYKDYLWYYKLIIAILAFTFLAYGFYADIFKEFWYVDKNSYRSSLQNYDILLSFYSVQVNIITIVWLMLAIFNHHREQKSWFFSTNFKLSILNWNLLMFFIFWIGIIIGYKNGQVTIAEYTKAQISCTVVTHFIMPILFFVYTLLSFGDHRISWKKEFLTKDWWISLSYPIFYLMYVLIRAAAWNRDGDTIWAYPYPFLDIDNPLIAGLTKVQATFFIIFVFTVVFTTFHVLLQSFNNGMYRVFNKYQNRTLWYKTIYQNIKQKLRNKKANKKRK, from the coding sequence ATGAAACGTTGAACTTATCGAATTTGATATAAAGATTATCTTTGATATTATAAATTAATAATTGCCATTTTAGCCTTTACTTTTTTAGCTTATGGTTTTTATGCTGATATTTTCAAAGAGTTCTGATATGTCGATAAAAATTCTTATCGCTCTAGTTTACAAAATTATGATATATTATTAAGTTTTTATTCAGTTCAGGTTAATATCATTACGATTGTTTGATTAATGTTAGCAATTTTTAACCATCATCGTGAACAAAAAAGTTGATTTTTTTCAACAAACTTTAAATTAAGCATCTTAAATTGAAACTTATTAATGTTCTTTATTTTTTGAATTGGAATTATTATTGGGTATAAGAATGGGCAAGTAACTATTGCTGAGTACACTAAAGCGCAAATTAGTTGTACGGTTGTCACCCACTTTATTATGCCCATCTTGTTTTTTGTTTATACCTTATTATCATTTGGTGATCATCGTATTAGCTGAAAAAAAGAATTTTTAACAAAAGATTGATGAATTAGTTTAAGCTATCCAATCTTTTATTTAATGTATGTTTTAATTCGTGCTGCCGCTTGAAACCGTGATGGTGATACAATTTGAGCTTATCCCTATCCTTTTTTGGATATTGATAATCCCCTCATTGCTGGGTTAACAAAAGTTCAAGCCACTTTCTTTATTATCTTTGTTTTTACAGTTGTCTTTACTACTTTCCATGTTCTCTTGCAAAGTTTCAACAATGGAATGTATCGGGTATTTAATAAGTATCAAAATCGCACCTTATGATATAAAACAATTTATCAAAACATTAAACAAAAATTGAGAAATAAAAAAGCAAACAAAAAACGAAAATAG
- a CDS encoding diacylglycerol kinase family protein: MAKGSPTKKKIFFKLRNKFSNAFRGIYTAIKEESSLIIHIIVSLVVIGLGIWLQKMVPHEFGYVQWAILLLTIGIVIGFELINTMVENFVDLLSFEYNIKAKKIKDICAAATLINSILAIAIGLLIMLPPLVDVIKLYLKIS; this comes from the coding sequence ATGGCAAAAGGATCACCAACAAAGAAAAAGATTTTTTTTAAACTACGAAACAAGTTTTCAAATGCTTTTCGTGGAATTTATACAGCAATTAAAGAAGAATCAAGTTTAATTATTCATATTATTGTATCATTAGTTGTAATTGGACTAGGAATTTGACTACAAAAAATGGTTCCGCATGAGTTTGGCTATGTACAATGAGCGATTTTGTTATTAACAATTGGAATTGTGATTGGGTTTGAATTAATTAATACGATGGTTGAAAACTTTGTTGATTTATTATCATTTGAATATAATATTAAAGCTAAAAAAATTAAAGATATTTGTGCCGCGGCAACCTTAATTAATTCAATTTTGGCAATTGCAATTGGATTATTAATTATGTTACCGCCACTAGTTGATGTTATTAAATTATATTTAAAGATTAGTTAA